CTGCTGGCACTGGACGCTGTACAGGCCTACTCGTGGGGGAGATGGTATCCGAACGAGGCCTCGATGGCGACGGCGACGCCAATCGTCGTGGCGCCGGGACAAGCCCTGGCGGGGATGGACATAGACTTCCCGCCGCTGGGCCGCATCGAGGGACAACTGAGTGTCAGCAACGGGACGCAATGCGGCCAGATGGCTCTTGTCGATGGGGACGCAGACGTCGTCCGTCGGTTCGCCCCGGGCTACCGACCGGGTCCCTTCTTCTTCGATGTGCCGCCGGGCCGATATCGACTCTTGTCCACAAGCGTTGATACGTACTACAGTCCCATCTACCCGCAGTGGTACCCCGGAAAGACCTTGGCCTCGGAGGCCCAGGTCATCGAGGTTCTTCCCGGGCAAACCGTCTCCGGCATCGACGTGATGCTGGAGGACTACGGACACAACCGTCCGCCGTCGTTGACGCAACCGGACGACATCGCCGCGACCGAAGGCATGGAGTTCGCTCTCACGCTCGCGGCCACCGATCCCGAAGGCGATCTACTTACGTTCGGCGCCGAGAACCTCCCGTCCGGCGCCACGTTCGACCCCTATTCCGGCGAATTCCGATGGACGCCGACATGCACACAGGCGGGGACATATCCGGCCATCCGCTTTGCCGTGACGGATCATGGCAGGAACAATGGCAGCGAGGCGCTTTCTGCTCAGGTGACCGTGCCCGTGAGCGTCGCCGCCCGCGATTGCGCGCCCGTGCTCGACCCGATCGGGAACCGCACGGTAATCGTCGGCGAGACGCTGACCCTCCACATCACCGCGTCCAATCCGGAAGGAGGCGCACTCGTCCTGGACGCCACCGGCCTGCCGCCGGGGGCGACGTTCAATCCGGCCGACGCGACCTTCTCCTGGACGCCGGGCGCAACGCAGCGCGGCGTCTACACCGTGACCTTCGCCGCCGTCTCCACGCTCGACACCTCCCTGCGCGACGAGGAGACGGTCACGATCAGCGCCGTTGGCCCACTGCTCTTCAGCGACGACTTCGAGCACCTCGACGGGGCGGACCCCGACTGGGCCAGGCTCTCCGGCTTCTGGGCCGTGCGCGACCACACGTTGCGCTCCAGCCCCCTAGGAATCGCCATCGCCGTGGCCGGCCCCACGGACTTCGCCGGAACACACTTCCTCGCGGGCCGGATCGCGGCCCAGGTGACGCTCCAACCTCTCGCCTCCGGCACCCCCAACGTCGCGCTGCTCTTCGCTTACCGCGACCCGCAGCACTACCGCTACGTGCGCTTCTACCCAAGCGCCACGGAGATCGGCCAGGTCGGAATGATCGACGGTCAGGCGCCGCCGCTGCCCCGACGACTGGCCCGCGCGCTGCCCGTCGATCTCCCGCAGTTCGTCCGGATCGACGTGCGTCCGGGCGGCGCGGTGCAGGTCTTCGCCGGCGGCACGCCCCTCGGCGGGCTGCAGTTCTCCGCCGCCGTCCCCGGCCGCGTCGGCGTCATGACGCGCAATGCGCAGGGCGTCCTCGACAACTTCCGGCTCTGGGCGCGGACCGTCCTGAACTGAATCTGTTCCGCTGCGCCGCCGGCCCGCGGGACAATGGCCGTTTCCCAGGACCCCGTGCGAACGCCCGGCCGCCCCTGCAAGCCCGGTCGAGTGCGCCGAATTGACACCTGCGACTCCTTACCTATACTCCTATGGTAAGGAGACAAGACGGAGGTATGCAATGATCGCCACGGTAACGACAAAGGGACAGGTCACGATCCCCAAGAGCATCCGCGATCGGCTGCGAATCAAGGCCAACGATCGCATTGACTTCGCCATCGAGGAGGGACGAGCCGTCCTCGTGCCGGTGCGCACCCTCAAGGACCTGCGGGGCGCCGTTCCGGCCAAGGCGGGCTTTTCCTCCGACCGTGAGCGCCGGAGCGCCAAGGCAGCGGCCGGGAAGCGGGTCCGCGCCGAGCTGGCATGAAGAAGGCCTTTCTCGACACCAACATCCTCATCCGCTACCTGACGAACGACGACCCAGCAAAGGCCGAGCGGGTTTCACGCCTGCTCGAGGAGGCTGCCGCAGGTCGCCTCGTGCTGGTCACCGCCGAGATCGTGGTGGCGGAGATGGTCTGGGTCCTCGAGTCGTCGTACGGCCTCGGGACCGCGGAGATCGCGCCCCTGGTCAGGGGCATCCTCGCCACGCCCGGCCTCGAGGTCGTCAACGGCGACCTCGTGACCCGCGCGCTCGAACTCTACGAAGGGTGCAATGTCGATTTCGTCGACGGGTACATCGCCGCCCTCATGGAGAAGCGCCGCATCGGCGATCTCTATTCCTTCGACAAGAAGCACGCATCGCGATTCCGGTCCGTGCGAAGAAGGGAGCCGTGACGGCCCTCGCCCGCGCCGCGCGGGCGCCACGCGTCACTCGTACAGCCGCATGATCCGCTGCAGGTAGGTGCGGAGCGTCTCGTCCGTGCGCGGGTCCATCTCCACGATCTCCACGCCGATCCCGGGCGTGCTGTCGACGGCCGGGGCGTCCTCCGGCCGCAGGACGTAGGCCACGCGGCAGGTGATCGGGAGCACCGTGGCCAGGTCCGGGATCACCAGCTCGACGCGCACCTGCGTGCCAAGCTCGAAGGGCTCGGTGGTGGCGATGAACATGCCGCCCTGGCTGATGTTCTCCGTGTAGTCCTTCAGGAACTGCTGGCGGTGGTAGTAGCGCACCTCGAGGCGGACCTCCATGCGCGGGTAGGTGCGCTGGACCTTCGAGGCGGCGAGCGCCGAGAAGAAGTCGACGTAGGCCTTCGGGGGCGAGGAGAGGAGCACGCCTATCCCGGGTTTGACGATCGCCGCCAGCCGCGCCGGCACCTGCAGCCCCCAGCGCACGACGCCGCCCATCTCGATTGCCGCCGCACCGACGGGCAGCATGCGAATGAGCAGGCGCGTGCCGGGCGTGTGCAGGCGCGTCGCCGAGATGAACATCCCTTCCGAGGAGATGTTCAGCGCGTAGCCGTCAGCGTCCGGCTTCTCGCGGCCGTAGAGCAGCCGCACCCGCGTGAAGATGCGGTTCGACAGCCGCCTGTTCGTTCTCTGCACGTCGATCCCCCCCCGGAGGTCGTGCGCCGACACGGCGCGCCGCCTTGATTACAGCCGAAGGGCGCACGGGAAGTCAACCCCGCGGCGCCCGTTGGTCGGCGCGACCGCGCTCAGTGCGCCGCGTCCGGGCGGGGCGGGGCCTCGGCGCGCTGCATCAGCGCGACCAGGATCAGCACGAACAGCAGCATGACGGCGGTGATGGTGAAGGTGTCGTTGAAAGCCAGCGCGCGCGCCTGCCGCACGAGCTGGCCGTAGATCAGGCCGTCGGCGCCGGCCGGCGACAGCCCCTGCGCCGCGAGCGCCGCTCCCGCCTTCGCCTTCGCCAGCGCGTACGCCGGGTCGAACGGCGTCATGTGCTCGGCCAGGCGCGCGTGGTGGAACTGCGTCCGCCGCGCCAGGTACGTGGTCACGAAGGCGATGCCGACGCTGCCGCCCATGTTGCGCAGCAGGTTGTACATCGAGGTCGCCTGCCCGAGCTTCTCGCGCGGGATGTGCGAGAGCGTCAGCGTCGTCAGCGGGATGAACGAGAAGCCCATGCCGAGACCGAGCGTCACCCGCGGCCAGACGAAGGTCCAGAAGTCGGCCTGCAGGTTGAAGTGCGCCATGGTCCAGGTCGTGTACGAGCAGATCAGGATGCCGACGGCCAGGATCCGCTTCGGGTTGACCTTCTGCACGAGCTTGCCGACGACCGGCATCGTCAGCAGCGTCATCGCGCCGCCGGGGCCAAGCACCATGCCGGCGTCGTAGGCGCTGTAGCCCATCAGGCTCTGGACGTAGATCGGCAGCAGCACGATGCTCCCGAAGAGGTTGAAGAAGAGGCAGAACATGACCAGGCATCCCGTCGCGAAGGTCCGGTCCTTGAAGAGGCGCAGGTTCACGATCGGCTGGGCGTCGGTCAGCTCGTTCACGACCAGGAACGCCAGGGCGAAGGCCGACACCAGCGCGAAGCCGATGATCAGCTCGGAGTTGAACCAGTCCTCCTGCTGGCCGCGATCGAGCACGAGCTGCAGGGCGCCGAGCCCGAGCGCCAGGAAGACGAGGCCGAGGTAGTCGATGCGCATGCGCGTGCGCTGCATCCACGGCGGGTCCTGGATGACGAGCAGGTTCATGAGCACCGCGAACGCGCCGAGCGGGATGTTGATGTAGAAGATCCAGCGCCAGGACCAGTTGTCGGTGATCCAGCCGCCCATGATCGGCCCGAGGATCGGCCCGACCATCGCGCCGACGCCGAAGATCGCCATCGCCATGCCGTGCTGCTTGGGCGGGAAGGCCTCGAGGAGGATCGACTGGCTCACCGGCACCAGGCCGCCGCCGGCCATCCCCTGGAGCACCCGGAAGAAGATCAGGCTCGGCAGGCTCCAGGCCGAGCCGCAGAGAAACGAGCTGACCGTGAAGACGATGATCGAGCCGACCTGGTAGTTCTTGCGCCCGAAGAGCCGGCTGAGCCAGCCGGACATCGGGATGACGATCGCGTTGGCGACGAGGTAGGCGTTGATCGCCCAGGTCGCCTCCTCGATGCCGGCCGAGAGCGAGCCGCGGATGTGATCGAGCGAGACGTTGACGATCGAGGTGTCGATGATCTCGATCAGCGTCGGCAGCATCACGGTGAACGCGATGAGCCATTTGTTCCGCGGACCGTGAGGGGACATCCCCTATGCTCTCCCCCGGCGGCCGCCCTCGAGCGTCCCGCCGGCGGCGGTCAGTCCTCGTTCAGGATCGTCGGCTCGACCGACATGCCGACGCGCAGGAGGTCCGCGCCGGGCTGCTTCGGGTCGAGGACGATCTTGACCGGGATGCGCTGCACGACCTTGACGTAGTTGCCGCTGGCGTTCTCCGGCGGGAAGAGCGAGAAGGCGGCGCCGGTCCCGGCCATGATGCTGTCGACCCGCCCGGTGAACTCGCGGCCGGGAAGCGCGTCGACGCGCAGGCGGGCCCGCTGGCCGGGCCGGATCGAGTGCAGCTGCGTCTCCTTGTAGTTCGCCACCACGTAGAGGTCCGCGAGCGAGACCACCGCCATCAGCGGCTGGCCCGCCTGGACCTGGTTGCCGACCTCGACGGACTTCCTCGTCACGTAGCCGTCGGCCGGCGCGGCGATCTTCGTGTAGCCCAGGTTCAGCTGCGCCAGCTCGACCTGCACGTCGCGCCCGCGCACCTGCTCCGCGTGCGTGCCCCGCGCCGCCAGCGTCTGCGCCAGCGCGTCCTTCTCGACCTCGACCGCGGCGCGCGCCTGCGCCACGGCCGTCTTGTGGTTGGCGAGCACCACCTCGGCCTGCCGCTGCTGCTCCTGGGCGGCGGCGAGCGCCGCCCGCGCGCTCTCGGCCGCCGTCCGCGCCTTGTCGTAGCGGTCCTGGGGCGCGACCTTCTTCGCGAGCAGGTTCTCGGCGCGCCCGAGGTCGAGCTGCGCCTGCTCGAGCTGCGCCTCGCGGGCCCGCACGTCGGCCTGGCGCACGGCCACCGCGGCCTCCAGCTCGGCGCGCTGCGCGACCACGCGCGCGAGCGCGGCCTCCGCCGCCTTGATGCGCGAGCGCGCCCCGGCCGCCTGCGCCTCGATCTCGGCGCCCTTGGCCGTCTCGACCTGCCGCGCGGTCTCGGCCTCCTTGAGCCTCGTGCCGGCCATGTCCGGATCGATCTCGACGATGACCTCCCCGGCCCGCACGCGCTGGTTGTTGTCGGGCACCACCCGCGTCACCGTGCCCGCGATGCGCGGGGCGACGGTGTAGATGGTCCCCTGGACGTACGCGTCGTCCGTGGCGATGTGCGTGTGCGTGTAGCGCTGGTAGGCGGCCCGGCCCGCCAGGACGCCCACGCCGACGACCGCGATCACCGCAAACCCGATCATGCGGCGCCTGCTCGCCGGCGCGGGCGGCGGCGCCGGCGACCCCTGCGGCGCCTGCGAGGACTCACTCATGGACGACCTCCCTCCCCCGGCGCGCGCGGCGCGCCCCACGTCGCCACCAGGTCCCTGCCCGTGGCGAAGTCCAGCAGCGCCTGGGCGCCGGTCACGTCGTATCGCGCGTCGAGCTGGTTGAGCTCGGCGGTGGTCACGAGGCCGACCGCGTCGAGGACGTCCGTCGACGTCCCGACCCCCTCGCCGTAGCGCAGGCGCTGCAGGCGCAGGTTCTCCTTGGCCTGCTCCACCGCCTTGCCGGTGACCGCGACCCGCGAGCGCGCCGTCCCGAGCGAGAGCCACGCGTCCTGCACCTCGAGGCGCACCCGGTCGAGGAGCTGCTCGCGCGCGCGCTCGAGCACCCGCAGCTCCAGCTCCTTCTGGCGCAGCTTCTCGCGGGTCAGGCCGCCCGCGTAGAGGTTCATCTGCACACCCGCGCCGACGGCCCAGTTCCCCTCGTGCACCTGGTACTCGTTCTGCGTGAAGTCGTAGCCGCCGGAGAGGAACACGAGCGGGTAGTACTCCGAGCGCACCGCGGTGCGGCCCGCCTCCACCGCGGCGACGCGGGTCCCGAGCTGGCGCAGCTCGATCCGCGCGCCCGCGGCCGCGGCCAGCGCCTCCTCCAGGCCGGGCGCCGCTTCCCCGGGGGCGACCGCGATCTCCTCGGGCTCCACCGCCTGCCCCAGCGGGCGCAGCAGCAGCGTGTTCACCCGCGCCGCGGCGAGCGCCTGCTGGTTCTCGGCCTGCAGACGCTTCTGCACGGCGTCGGCCAGGCGCACCTCGGCCGCGAGCACGTCGATCTCCGTGACGGTGCCCGCGGCGAGCATCGCCTGCGCGTCGCCGCGGTGCACCTCGAAACGCGAGACCTCCTCCTGCTGCACGGCGAGCAGCCGCTGCGCGCGCAGGAGCCGCACGTACGCCAGGATGAACTCCAGCGCGCCGCGGTTGCGCGCGAGCGCCGTGTCGAAGCGCGTGCCCTCGGCGGCGCTGGCCGCGGCGCGGACGGTGGCGGCCGTCCTGCCGAAGTCGTAGACCTGCTGGCGCACCTGGAGGGCGTAGGCGTGGAAATCCTTGTCGGCGGTCGGGACCTGGTTCGGCCCGAAGATCGCGGCGGGCTGGTCCGCGAGGAAGGTCTGGCTGGCGGTGAGGTCCACGCTCGGCCGCCACGCCGTGGCCGCCTGGACCGGCGCGGACGCCGCCACCTGCTCCTCCGCCAGGGCGATCGCCACCTCGCGTCCGGAGCGGTCGACGATCGCCAGCCCTTCGGCGAGAGACAGGGCGCGCGCTCCGGCGGCCGGCAGTGCCAGCAGCGCGAAGCCCACGGCGCCCCACGCCATCTTCCTGCGCGCCCGGGTTGCGGACCGGTGCGCCTCTGCGGTCGTCTGCTCCATCGCGATCTCCTCGTGCCCCTCTTTGCCAACCGCCATGCTCAGATAGCCGTCACGCCGTGTCAAGTGGAGCCATCCGTCGTCTGCCGGGCGCCGCGACCGCTCGCGCCGGCTCAGCGCCCGACGAGGCGCTCCCCGAGGACCCGCTGGTTCCCGTCCGCGTCGATCGCCACGACCCGCAGGAGGCGCGGGCAGGGCGCGTCGAAGAGCGCCGCGGGAAGCGCCGTTGAGAAGCCCGCGAAGGGGCAGGCGCCGTACCGCGGGTACTGGGCGCAGACGTCCGGCCGCCGGCGGTCCACCGTGACGCGCGCCCGCTCGACGCCGTCCACGATGAGCGCCACTCGGTCGATTGCCCCTGTGTCCAGCGCCCAGCCCTGGACCGTCACGGGCATGCCGGCGGCGCTCGCCGTCGCGCCGGCCGCAGGCACCTCGAGAGCACCGAACGGGGCCCGCCGCTTCAGCAGGCTCGAGAAGGCCTGGCGCAGGGCCGGTTCGGCGCCGAGCCCCAGGTAGGAGATGCCCCGCACCCTGCCGCCCGCGGGCAGCGCGAAGACGAGCCGCGGCCGCACGTTCCTGAACCGCGTCCTCCCGCCGTCGTCCCGCCAGACGATGAACTCCCGCGTCCCCGCGTCCATCGCGAGGCCGACGCCGTAGTCGCCCGCCGCGTTCTGCCACGTCACCCACGGCTCCGGCGAGAGGAAGTCCCCGGTCAACATGCCCTTCCCGCCCGGTCTGTCGGCGTCCACCTGCCGCCCGCCGCCGTCCATGAGTCGCGAGAGACCGGGACCGTTGGGACGATCGTCGACGTAGAGGGTCGGGAACTCCTGCAGGCTCGGCGGGTGGCCGACGGCCTCGTCGTTCGTGACCTCGTAGGCGATCTCGACGATGCGCTCGGCCACGAACCTCAGCGTCGTCCGGTACCTGACGCCGACCGGGCGCGGCCGCGTCAGCCCGCAGGGCGTGGTGCTGCAGTCCCGCGCGTCCCAGTCCGGGTTCCACTGCAGCGGCTGCGCGACGATCTCGAACGCGTCGCCGGCGAGTCGCGACGAGAGGGCGCGCGAGCCGCGCCCGCACTCGTCGCCGCCCTGCACCGGGTTCCAGCCGAGGAACGTGATGGCGCCCTCGCAGGCGGACGGCCGCTCGATGCACCCGGCGTCCCAGGCGCACCCCTGGCGCTGGCGCGCGCGGTCGTAAAGGGCGATCTGCAGCCCGCGCCCGGTGTCGTGCGTGTCGATGACGTTCGAGCGTGGATCGGCGCCGAGGCCGAAGAAGACGACCGCGCCGCCCCACTCCCGGCGCGCCCCGACGCGGACCTTGCCC
This bacterium DNA region includes the following protein-coding sequences:
- a CDS encoding TolC family protein, with protein sequence MAVGKEGHEEIAMEQTTAEAHRSATRARRKMAWGAVGFALLALPAAGARALSLAEGLAIVDRSGREVAIALAEEQVAASAPVQAATAWRPSVDLTASQTFLADQPAAIFGPNQVPTADKDFHAYALQVRQQVYDFGRTAATVRAAASAAEGTRFDTALARNRGALEFILAYVRLLRAQRLLAVQQEEVSRFEVHRGDAQAMLAAGTVTEIDVLAAEVRLADAVQKRLQAENQQALAAARVNTLLLRPLGQAVEPEEIAVAPGEAAPGLEEALAAAAGARIELRQLGTRVAAVEAGRTAVRSEYYPLVFLSGGYDFTQNEYQVHEGNWAVGAGVQMNLYAGGLTREKLRQKELELRVLERAREQLLDRVRLEVQDAWLSLGTARSRVAVTGKAVEQAKENLRLQRLRYGEGVGTSTDVLDAVGLVTTAELNQLDARYDVTGAQALLDFATGRDLVATWGAPRAPGEGGRP
- a CDS encoding HlyD family secretion protein; translation: MSESSQAPQGSPAPPPAPASRRRMIGFAVIAVVGVGVLAGRAAYQRYTHTHIATDDAYVQGTIYTVAPRIAGTVTRVVPDNNQRVRAGEVIVEIDPDMAGTRLKEAETARQVETAKGAEIEAQAAGARSRIKAAEAALARVVAQRAELEAAVAVRQADVRAREAQLEQAQLDLGRAENLLAKKVAPQDRYDKARTAAESARAALAAAQEQQRQAEVVLANHKTAVAQARAAVEVEKDALAQTLAARGTHAEQVRGRDVQVELAQLNLGYTKIAAPADGYVTRKSVEVGNQVQAGQPLMAVVSLADLYVVANYKETQLHSIRPGQRARLRVDALPGREFTGRVDSIMAGTGAAFSLFPPENASGNYVKVVQRIPVKIVLDPKQPGADLLRVGMSVEPTILNED
- a CDS encoding type II toxin-antitoxin system VapC family toxin, yielding MKKAFLDTNILIRYLTNDDPAKAERVSRLLEEAAAGRLVLVTAEIVVAEMVWVLESSYGLGTAEIAPLVRGILATPGLEVVNGDLVTRALELYEGCNVDFVDGYIAALMEKRRIGDLYSFDKKHASRFRSVRRREP
- a CDS encoding DHA2 family efflux MFS transporter permease subunit; its protein translation is MSPHGPRNKWLIAFTVMLPTLIEIIDTSIVNVSLDHIRGSLSAGIEEATWAINAYLVANAIVIPMSGWLSRLFGRKNYQVGSIIVFTVSSFLCGSAWSLPSLIFFRVLQGMAGGGLVPVSQSILLEAFPPKQHGMAMAIFGVGAMVGPILGPIMGGWITDNWSWRWIFYINIPLGAFAVLMNLLVIQDPPWMQRTRMRIDYLGLVFLALGLGALQLVLDRGQQEDWFNSELIIGFALVSAFALAFLVVNELTDAQPIVNLRLFKDRTFATGCLVMFCLFFNLFGSIVLLPIYVQSLMGYSAYDAGMVLGPGGAMTLLTMPVVGKLVQKVNPKRILAVGILICSYTTWTMAHFNLQADFWTFVWPRVTLGLGMGFSFIPLTTLTLSHIPREKLGQATSMYNLLRNMGGSVGIAFVTTYLARRTQFHHARLAEHMTPFDPAYALAKAKAGAALAAQGLSPAGADGLIYGQLVRQARALAFNDTFTITAVMLLFVLILVALMQRAEAPPRPDAAH
- a CDS encoding AbrB/MazE/SpoVT family DNA-binding domain-containing protein, which codes for MIATVTTKGQVTIPKSIRDRLRIKANDRIDFAIEEGRAVLVPVRTLKDLRGAVPAKAGFSSDRERRSAKAAAGKRVRAELA
- a CDS encoding TIGR02266 family protein, with translation MSAHDLRGGIDVQRTNRRLSNRIFTRVRLLYGREKPDADGYALNISSEGMFISATRLHTPGTRLLIRMLPVGAAAIEMGGVVRWGLQVPARLAAIVKPGIGVLLSSPPKAYVDFFSALAASKVQRTYPRMEVRLEVRYYHRQQFLKDYTENISQGGMFIATTEPFELGTQVRVELVIPDLATVLPITCRVAYVLRPEDAPAVDSTPGIGVEIVEMDPRTDETLRTYLQRIMRLYE